A genomic region of Sander vitreus isolate 19-12246 chromosome 11, sanVit1, whole genome shotgun sequence contains the following coding sequences:
- the LOC144525862 gene encoding trace amine-associated receptor 13c-like, with translation MMMETQDGVELCFPQLFNTSCRKLTSPLFEVLLIHILLSSICLLTVALNLLVIISVSHFRQLHTPTNILLLSLAVADFLVGLLLMPAESIRNTTCWFLGDIVCSLYNYLSAIMTVASVGNMVLISFERYVAICDPLHYTTRITVKRVKFCVYLCWLYSVSYSLFFVKDDLPQPGMYNSCYGECVFNIDNIVIDIDFVLSFIVPFTVIVALYLRVFAVAVSQARAMRSHITAVTLQHSVTPKAKKSELKAARNLGVLVVVFLICLSPYYCLLIVGDDWVSVSSSFVIYMLYLNSCLNPVIYAFLYPWFRKAVKYIVTLQILQPGSSEANIL, from the exons atGATGATGGAGACACAGGACGGAGTAGAGCTCTGCTTTCCACAACTCTTCAACACATCCTGCAGGAAGCTGACATCTCCTTTGTTTGAAGTGTTGCTCATTCACATTTTGCTTTCCTCCATCTGTCTGCTCACTGTAGCTCTCAACCTGCTCGTCATTATCTCAGTCTCCCACTTCAG GCAGCTCCACACACCCACCAacatccttctcctctctctggctGTCGCAGACTTTCTCGTGGGCCTCCTGCTGATGCCCGCAGAAAGCATCCGAAATACAACCTGCTGGTTTCTCGGTGACATTGTGTGTTCTCTTTATAATTATCTTTCTGCCATCATGACCGTTGCCTCAGTAGGTAACATGGTGCTCATATCATTTGAGCGTTATGTGGCTATTTGTGACCCTTTGCATTACACCACCAGAATCACTGTGAAAAGAGTTAAattctgtgtttatttgtgttggcTCTATAGTGTTAGCTACAGCTTATTCTTTGTGAAGGATGACCTGCCACAACCAGGGATGTATAATTCCTGCTACGGAGAATGTGTGTTTAACATTGACAATATCGTAATAGATATAGACTTTGTTTTGAGCTTTATTGTTCCTTTTACTGTCATCGTAGCTCTCTATCTGAGAGTATTTGCCGTGGCTGTGTCTCAGGCTCGTGCCATGCGCTCTCACATTACAGCTGTCACACTCCAGCATTCAGTGACTCCAAAGGCAAAGAAATCAGAGCTGAAAGCAGCCAGGAATCTTGGTGTTCTTGTAGTTGTGTTCCTAATATGTTTAAGCCCATATTACTGTCTCTTGATTGTAGGTGACGACTGGGTCAGTGTCTCTTCATCCTTTgtaatatatatgttatatttgaACTCTTGTCTAAACCCTGTGATCTATGCCTTTTTGTACCCCTGGTTTAGAAAAGCAGTTAAATACATTGTTACTCTTCAGATACTGCAGCCTGGCTCCAGTGAggccaacatactgtag